In Mercurialis annua linkage group LG5, ddMerAnnu1.2, whole genome shotgun sequence, a single genomic region encodes these proteins:
- the LOC126683488 gene encoding 9-cis-epoxycarotenoid dioxygenase NCED2, chloroplastic, producing MAVTNSSNWVRTTQIPHSLSSNSFLDLGSVSFIKNKPSSRKRLNSNKIHCALHSPSVLHFPSENPTKTNHHHHQQPQQWNLLQKAAALALDMAESTIVSHERQHQLPKTADPRVQIAGNYAPVPEQPVKKSLPVTGTIPDCINGVYVRNGANPLFEPVAGHHLFDGDGMVHAVSLNNGNASYACRFTETERLKQEKNLGRPVFPKAIGELHGHSGIARLLLFYARGLCGLVDHTKGTGVANAGLAYFNDRLLAMSEDDVPYQVRVTSSGDLETVGRYDFDGQLNHTMIAHPKIDPVSKEMFALSYDVIQKPYLKYFRFFPDGEKSPDVDIPLPVPTMMHDFAITENFVVIPDQQVVFKLQEMISGGSPVIYDKNKKSRFGILAKNAVDANDIIWVESPDTFCFHLWNAWEETETDEVVVIGSCMTPPDSIFNECDENLQSVLSEIRLNLKTGKSTRRAIIQESDVQVNLEAGMVNKNHLGRKTQFAYLAIAEPWPKVSGFAKVDIFTGEVKKYIYGDKKFGGEPFFLPSDPTSESEDDGYILAFVHDEKNGKSELQIVNAVNLELEASVKLPSRVPYGFHGTFIDSKDLVNQA from the coding sequence ATGGCGGTTACGAATTCTAGTAATTGGGTTAGAACAACCCAAATTCCTCACTCACTTTCATCTAATTCGTTTCTTGATTTGGGCTCTGTTTCTTTCATCAAGAACAAGCCGAGTTCAAGAAAAAGATTGAACAGTAATAAAATTCACTGTGCTCTTCACTCTCCTTCAGTTCTTCATTTCCCATCGGAAAACCCTACAAAAaccaaccaccaccaccaccagcaACCGCAGCAATGGAATCTCCTCCAAAAAGCAGCGGCGTTAGCTTTAGACATGGCGGAGAGTACAATCGTTTCTCACGAACGTCAACACCAGCTCCCCAAAACCGCTGATCCTCGTGTCCAAATTGCTGGCAACTACGCTCCGGTGCCAGAACAGCCCGTTAAGAAATCACTTCCGGTCACCGGAACTATCCCTGATTGCATTAACGGTGTCTACGTTCGAAACGGCGCCAACCCACTCTTTGAACCTGTCGCCGGGCACCATCTTTTCGACGGAGACGGTATGGTTCACGCTGTGAGTTTAAATAACGGCAATGCTAGCTACGCTTGTCGTTTTACTGAAACGGAGAGATTAAAGCAAGAAAAAAACCTGGGCAGACCGGTTTTTCCTAAGGCAATCGGTGAATTACATGGCCATTCTGGTATTGCAAGACTGTTACTGTTTTACGCTAGAGGATTATGCGGGCTGGTTGATCATACTAAAGGTACCGGAGTTGCTAACGCCGGTTTAGCTTACTTTAACGACAGGCTTCTTGCTATGTCTGAAGACGACGTGCCATATCAAGTGCGTGTCACTTCGTCAGGTGATCTTGAAACTGTCGGAAGATATGACTTTGATGGCCAGCTTAATCATACCATGATTGCTCATCCGAAGATTGACCCTGTTTCTAAAGAAATGTTTGCTCTGAGCTACGATGTAATTCAAAAACCTTATCTGAAATACTTTCGATTTTTCCCCGACGGGGAAAAATCACCGGACGTTGATATTCCTCTGCCGGTCCCGACCATGATGCATGATTTTGCCATCACTGAGAATTTCGTGGTGATCCCTGATCAGCAAGTTGTGTTCAAACTTCAAGAAATGATCAGCGGTGGCTCGCCGGTTATTTACGACAAGAACAAGAAATCCCGGTTCGGGATTCTGGCGAAGAATGCCGTCGATGCCAACGATATTATTTGGGTCGAGTCGCCGGATACTTTCTGTTTTCACTTGTGGAATGCATGGGAAGAGACTGAGACAGACGAAGTTGTGGTGATCGGTTCTTGCATGACGCCACCGGACTCGATATTTAACGAATGCGACGAGAATTTACAGAGTGTGTTGTCGGAAATTCGCTTGAATTTAAAGACCGGTAAGTCCACTCGCCGTGCTATTATTCAAGAATCCGATGTCCAAGTGAATTTAGAGGCGGGAATGGTGAATAAAAACCACCTCGGTAGAAAAACTCAGTTTGCTTATCTTGCTATTGCTGAGCCGTGGCCCAAGGTCTCAGGTTTTGCAAAAGTTGATATTTTTACCGGGGAGGTAAAAAAGTATATCTACGGGGATAAAAAATTTGGTGGGGAGCCGTTTTTTTTACCGAGTGATCCCACCAGTGAATCAGAAGATGACGGGTATATTCTGGCATTTGTTCATGACGAGAAGAATGGGAAATCAGAGCTTCAGATTGTAAACGCCGTTAATTTAGAGTTAGAAGCTTCAGTTAAGCTGCCGTCAAGAGTACCGTATGGATTTCATGGTACATTTATTGACTCAAAGGATCTGGTGAATCAAGCATAG